Proteins co-encoded in one Candidatus Jidaibacter acanthamoeba genomic window:
- a CDS encoding type II toxin-antitoxin system VapC family toxin, giving the protein MQYLLDTCVVSDFIKNIGNTIEHVKKHNPLHLSISTITLMEIEYGLEKLPSRAEKIRNIIYAFTSTINIIPFDNEAVLNAAKIRAELSNKGTPIGAYDVLIAGVALANDLVLVTANTKEFERIKDLKIENWRL; this is encoded by the coding sequence ATGCAATATTTATTAGACACTTGTGTTGTAAGCGATTTTATTAAGAATATAGGCAACACAATAGAGCATGTAAAAAAGCATAATCCTTTACATTTATCAATTTCAACAATTACTTTGATGGAGATAGAATACGGTTTAGAAAAATTGCCAAGCAGAGCAGAGAAAATTAGAAATATTATTTATGCTTTTACTTCTACTATAAATATTATCCCTTTTGATAACGAGGCTGTGTTAAATGCTGCAAAGATAAGGGCGGAATTAAGTAATAAAGGTACACCGATAGGCGCATATGATGTATTAATAGCAGGGGTTGCATTAGCAAATGATTTAGTGCTTGTTACTGCAAATACTAAAGAATTTGAAAGGATAAAAGATTTAAAGATTGAGAACTGGCGTTTATAA